In Capillimicrobium parvum, a genomic segment contains:
- a CDS encoding TetR/AcrR family transcriptional regulator yields MSTSDAPLPTPRRRRLTAPERRELIEHAATEVVAERGYHGAAMSEIARRAGVTVPVVYDHFDSKPALYRRLLERHYADLQRIWIEHLGRDEMTAVRLGGAVDAWFAYVEEHPFASRVLFRDATGDPEVDAVHRAVAAASRDSLLPLLAREPAARATEDSPAGTLLVWEVFRATMQGLALWWVDHPDVPREQLVTTTMNALWLGYERVAGGETWS; encoded by the coding sequence TTGTCAACGTCCGACGCTCCCCTACCCACCCCCCGCCGGCGCCGGCTGACCGCGCCGGAGCGGCGCGAGCTCATCGAGCATGCCGCCACCGAGGTCGTCGCCGAACGCGGCTATCACGGCGCCGCCATGAGCGAGATCGCCCGCCGCGCCGGCGTCACGGTCCCCGTCGTCTACGACCACTTCGACTCCAAGCCGGCGCTCTACCGCCGCCTGCTCGAGCGCCACTACGCCGACCTGCAGCGCATCTGGATCGAGCACCTCGGCCGCGACGAGATGACCGCCGTGCGGCTGGGCGGCGCCGTCGACGCGTGGTTCGCCTACGTCGAGGAGCACCCGTTCGCCTCGCGGGTGCTGTTCCGCGACGCGACCGGGGATCCCGAGGTCGACGCCGTCCACCGCGCCGTGGCCGCCGCGAGCCGGGACAGCCTGCTGCCGTTGCTCGCCCGCGAGCCCGCCGCGCGGGCGACGGAGGACTCGCCCGCCGGGACGCTGCTCGTCTGGGAGGTCTTTCGCGCCACGATGCAGGGCCTGGCGCTCTGGTGGGTCGACCACCCCGACGTGCCGAGAGAGCAGCTCGTCACCACGACGATGAACGCGCTCTGGCTCGGCTACGAGCGCGTCGCTGGCGGCGAGACCTGGTCCTAG
- a CDS encoding anti-sigma factor, with translation MNADDAVSYLLGELDADQRRAFEDAMAADADMRAEVERLRPAVEALESLPPDAWDMPEPPPLRIAALPSRAPAEPHAIEPDDRPPPPPTPLHRVRRIELRPALAALAAAALLIVGVGIGVLAGRGTDDGGTTTQVTTVAEHSLQPVGPRDLNASGRVSIAQAGTGKRSVQLHVDGLPRTGRDAFYELWLLGDDGQLVALGTFRVDAAGNATVQVPLAVDPSNFRWFDISRQPNNGDPKHSGDSVLRGATRS, from the coding sequence GTGAACGCCGACGACGCGGTCAGCTACCTGCTCGGTGAGCTCGACGCCGACCAGCGGCGCGCGTTCGAGGACGCGATGGCCGCGGACGCGGACATGCGGGCCGAGGTCGAGCGCCTGCGACCCGCGGTCGAGGCGCTCGAGAGCCTGCCGCCGGACGCGTGGGACATGCCGGAGCCGCCGCCGCTGCGGATCGCCGCGCTGCCGTCGCGTGCCCCCGCTGAGCCGCACGCGATCGAGCCGGACGATCGGCCGCCGCCGCCCCCGACCCCCCTGCACCGGGTGCGGCGCATCGAGCTGCGCCCGGCCCTCGCGGCGCTGGCCGCGGCCGCGCTGCTCATCGTCGGCGTCGGGATCGGCGTGCTCGCCGGGCGCGGGACCGACGATGGCGGCACGACGACCCAGGTCACCACGGTCGCGGAGCACTCGCTGCAGCCCGTCGGCCCCCGCGACCTCAACGCGAGCGGGCGTGTCTCCATCGCCCAGGCGGGCACCGGCAAGCGGTCGGTGCAGCTGCACGTCGACGGCCTGCCCCGCACCGGCCGAGATGCGTTCTACGAGCTGTGGCTGCTCGGCGACGACGGCCAGCTCGTTGCGCTCGGCACCTTCCGCGTCGACGCGGCCGGCAACGCGACCGTCCAGGTGCCGCTCGCCGTCGACCCCTCGAACTTCCGCTGGTTCGACATCTCACGCCAGCCGAACAACGGCGACCCGAAGCACTCGGGCGACTCCGTGCTGCGCGGCGCGACCCGCAGCTGA
- a CDS encoding RNA polymerase sigma factor has translation MSSFAAPAARSVTMVPRVPVPDRGSDPEEHRIAERLRSGDPDALRDAYDRYGRATFGLLLRVLGDRALAEDVQQQVFLEVWQRAGSYDPARSGLLTWIMMIARSRAVDQLRRRIPEPRDPTGETGVLGAEASVEAEVDALAERWYVAALLRRLPEPEADVLRQRFYGGLSQSEIAERGGIALGTVKSRMVSGLRRLRAMLDEEGVR, from the coding sequence ATGAGCTCATTCGCCGCTCCCGCGGCCCGATCGGTCACGATGGTGCCTCGCGTGCCCGTCCCCGACCGTGGATCCGACCCGGAGGAGCATCGGATCGCCGAGCGCCTGCGCTCCGGCGATCCCGATGCGTTGCGCGATGCGTACGACCGCTACGGGAGGGCGACGTTCGGGCTCCTGCTCCGGGTGCTGGGCGATCGCGCGCTCGCGGAGGACGTCCAGCAGCAGGTGTTCCTGGAGGTATGGCAGCGGGCGGGCAGCTACGACCCCGCGCGGTCGGGCCTGCTCACGTGGATCATGATGATCGCCCGCAGCCGGGCGGTCGACCAGCTGCGCCGCCGCATCCCCGAGCCGCGCGACCCGACAGGTGAGACGGGCGTGCTCGGCGCCGAAGCGTCCGTCGAGGCGGAGGTCGACGCGCTCGCCGAACGCTGGTACGTCGCGGCGCTGCTGCGCCGGCTGCCCGAGCCCGAGGCCGACGTCCTGCGCCAGCGCTTCTACGGTGGCCTGTCGCAGAGCGAGATCGCCGAGCGCGGCGGCATCGCGCTCGGCACCGTCAAGTCGCGGATGGTCAGCGGGCTGCGCCGCCTGCGCGCGATGCTCGACGAGGAGGGGGTCCGGTGA